One Misgurnus anguillicaudatus chromosome 22, ASM2758022v2, whole genome shotgun sequence DNA segment encodes these proteins:
- the LOC129439433 gene encoding uncharacterized protein → MEEETNLIKPSVCQIENEEMNLFGKRDEEVTASKINLYGERDDEIDDHHTQRAPSPVLSFVSMKSDRSMVEPLKFSDEAEPFNLREVDSAASPQPSCVSLKSDRSMVEPLKFSVKTECLYPSILEREIDSATSPQPSYVSLKSDRSMVEPLKFSVKAESSHPSILEREVDRAASTQPSCVSIKSDRSMVEPLKFSVKAESSHPSILEREVDRAASPQPSCVSLKSDRSMVEPLKFSVKAESSHPSILEREVDSAASPQPSCVSLKSDRSMVEPLKFSVKAESAHPRWVS, encoded by the exons ATGGAGGAAGAAACCAATCTGATCAAGCCAAGTGTTTGTCAGATAGAAAATGAGGAAATGAATCTGTTTGGGAAGAGAGACGAGGAGGTTACTGCTTCTAAAATCAATCTTTATGGAGAAAGAGATGATGAAATTGATGATCATCACACCCAGAGAGCACCATCTCCAGTTTTAAGCTTtgtgtctatgaagagtgaCAGATCAATGGTTGAACCTCTTAAATTCAGTGATGAAGCAGAACCCTTTAACCTCAG AGAGGTAGACAGTGCAGCATCTCCACAACCAAGCTGTGTGTCATTAAAGAGCGACAGATCCATGGTTGAACCTCTTAAATTCAGTGTTAAAACCGAATGCTTGTACCCTAG TATTTTAGAGAGAGAAATAGACAGTGCAACATCCCCACAACCAAGCTATGTGTCATTAAAGAGTGACAGATCCATGGTTGAACCTCTTAAATTCAGTGTTAAAGCAGAATCCTCACACCCCAG TATTTTAGAGAGGGAGGTAGACAGAGCAGCATCTACACAACCAAGCTGTGTGTCAATAAAGAGCGACAGATCCATGGTTGAACCTCTTAAATTCAGTGTTAAAGCAGAATCATCACACCCCAG TATTTTAGAGAGAGAGGTAGACAGGGCAGCATCTCCACAACCAAGTTGTGTGTCATTAAAGAGCGATAGATCCATGGTTGAACCTCTTAAATTCAGTGTTAAAGCAGAATCCTCACACCCCAG TATTTTAGAGAGAGAGGTAGACAGTGCAGCATCTCCACAACCAAGCTGTGTGTCATTAAAGAGCGACAGATCCATGGTTGAACCTCTTAAATTCAGTGTTAAAGCAGAATCCGCACACCCCAG ATGGGTGTCTTAG
- the LOC129439431 gene encoding uncharacterized protein has translation MVVSALMSELEKYTIPEELKRLYSERDKQRKDNIILESKQMLQMKGMALKEKDKCLKDMEDKLLETIKELEKTQSQLEEKETQLDNMNKLMSEKERLLENTAKQMETNQLHLYTLRNELQEMKIQLDEQKTKFIHQEKTLQEYKQRQKQSEQEVKYLHCEVKRLKNESSTHLAELNGKCKRLEDTEKLLTEKDAQIKDLEKSKQTALEEKDKLLDKSNDKLLQTTREVEEKQKEIEEKNILMIEKEKLLENTVKQLETSKHQLETLKNELQENNSKLQLLLEENKLLESSAFMCAPFHSGAPPFTHHSHLRPHLMDYALCSSAVLDCD, from the exons ATGGTGGTCTCCGCTTTAATGTCAG AGTTAGAAAAATACACAATTCCTGAAGAGTTGAAAAGACTTTATTCAGAGCGAGACAAACAGAGGAAAGACAATATTATCCTAGAGAGCAAACAGATGCTTCAAATGAAGGGCATGGCATTAAAGGAAAAGGACAAATGTCTGAAAGACATGGAAGATAAACTGTTGGAAACAATCAAAGAACTTGAGAAGACACAGAGTCAGCTTGAAGAGAAAGAGACACAATTGGATAATATGAACAAACTGATGAGTGAGAAAGAGAGACTGCTGGAGAACACAGCCAAACAGATGGAAACCAATCAACTTCATCTTTACACATTGAGAAATGAACTACAGGAGATGAAGATACAACTGGATGAACAGAAAACTAAATTTATTCATCAGGAGAAAACactgcaagaatacaaacaacggcAGAAACAATCTG AGCAAGAagtaaaatatcttcattgtgAAGTAAAGAGACTGAAAAATGAGTCATCTACACATTTAGCTG AGCTAAATGGAAAATGCAAACGTCTAGAAGACACAGAGAAACTCCTAACTGAAAAAGACGCACAGATTAAAGATCTTGAGAAGAGCAAACAAACAGCTTTAGAGGAAAAAGACAAACTTCTGGACAAATCTAATGATAAACTACTACAAACAACCAGAGAGGTTGAGGAAAAACAAAAAGAGATTGAGGAGAAAAATATACTGATGATTGAGAAAGAGAAACTGCTGGAAAACACAGTCAAACAACTGGAAACCAGTAAACATCAACTGGAGACACTGAAAAATGAACTACAGGAAAATAACAGCAAACTACAACTACTGCTTGAGGAGAACAAACTACTGGAGAGCTCAG CTTTCATGTGCGCGCCGTTTCACTCGGGTGCTCCTCCCTTCACTCATCATTCTCACCTGCGCCCGCACCTGATG GATTACGCTCTGTGTTCCTCTGCTGTGTTGGACTGTGATTGA